The genomic interval TGCGGGGCTGCCCACGGTGACGGTGGCGAGCGAAACGATCGTTGCGGTGGCGCTCGATCTCGCCGAGCGGGGGATGGACTTCGCCGACGCCCTGCATCTCGGTCAGGCCCAGCATTGCGAAGGCTTTGCCACGTTCGACGCCCGGCTCGTCAAGGCGGCTGCGACCGCCGGTCACGAGACCGTGCGACTGGCCTGAACGAAGCCACCTTGAGGTGCTGACGCTCGCGCGGCTGCGCCTGGCCGCCGCCCGAGACCATCTGCCCGTCGCATCGACAGCGTCCGGCCCGGCCCGGGCAGGAGAGGCATCCATCACGCCGTCGCCTTGACTTCCATCTGATATTGCAGATACCAAATACCAGTGAGCCGCCAGCCTTGGGAGGGGTGGGATGCGCATGGTCGTTTCGCTCCGGGATATCCGGAAATCCTTCGGCGCGACCCGTGCCCTCGACGGCGTTTCCTTCGATCTCGCCGCGGGCGAGGTGCACGCCCTGGTCGGCGAGAACGGCGCCGGCAAGTCGACCCTGATGAATGTCCTGGCCGGCGTGACCCGGCCGGATGACGGCGAGCTCGTCGTCGACGGCGTGGCGCGGGCGTTCCACCGGCCGCAGGACGCCAAGGCCGCCGGCATTGCCACGGTGTTCCAGGAGCTCAGCCTCGTGGAGGGCCTCGGTGTCGCCGAGAATATCTGCGGCAGCCGCGCCCCGGGCCGATTCGGCCTGATCGATCGGGCCGGCCAGCGCGCCCGTGCGGCGGCCGCGATGACAATGCTCGGCGCCTACCTGCCGCCGGACGTGCCGGTCGGGCGGCTCACGGCCAGCGAGCGCCAGCTCGTCGAGGTGGCCAAGGCGCTGGACCAGCTCTTCGCCGCCGGCCGCGGCGACGGCGCGGCGCGGGTGCTGATCCTGGACGAGCCGACCTCGGCGCTCACGCCCGACGAGAAGGCGTCCCTCTTCGCCGCCGTTCGGACCCTGCGCGGCGAGGGTGTCGGCATCGTCTATATCAGCCACCATCTCGACGAGGTGCTGGCGCTCGCCGACCGCATCACCGTGCTGCGCGACGGGGCCACGGTGTGGACGCGGCCGGCGGCCGGGCTCGATGCCGACACGCTGGTCCGCGCCATGGTGGGGCGGGAGGTGCGGCGCGCCGATCGCTCGCGCGGGGCGATGGGGCACGGCGGGGATCGCGCCATGGTGGAGGCCGCCCGCTTCGAGGCGGTCGGCCGGCGCGGCCGGATCGAGGGCGTCTCGCTCAGCCTCCACCATGGCGAGATCCTCGCGGTGGCCGGCCTCGACGGATCGGGACGCGAGAGTCTCGCCCGGCTGCTCGCCGGCCTCGATCGTCCGGATGCGGGCCGGATCACCCTGGCCGGCCGGCGCCATCCCGGCACGCTGCGGGGTGCGATGGCAGTGGGCCTGGGCTATGTCCCCGACGACCGCAAGACGCTCGGCCTGTTCCTGGGCCTTTCCATCGCCGACAACGCCGTGGCGGCCGACCTGAACAGCGTGGCGCGCCGGGGCCTGATGCGGGCCGAGGCAGTGCGGGACGCCGGCGCGGACCTGATCCGCCGTCACGGCGTCAAGGCGGACGGGCCGGCCCGGACCGTCGGGTCGCTCTCGGGCGGCAACCAGCAGAAGGTGCTGTTCGGCAAATGGCTGCGGCGCGAGCCGACGCTGCTCGTGGTCGAGGAGCCGACCAAGGGCGTCGACATCGGCGCCAAGCGCGACATCCACGCGGCGCTGGTCGCCCATGCCAAGGCGGGCGCGGCGGTGCTGGTCGTGTCGTCGGACCTGCCGGAGATCCTCGAGCTGGCGGACCGGATCCTGGTGCTGCGCCGCGGCCGGGTCGCCGGGATCCTCGACGGCGCCACGGCGAGCGAGGAGGCGGTGATGGCGCTCGCCTCCGGCTCGGCCGCCGCGGCCGCATGAACCAAGGGAAGGAATGCCCCATGAGCACCACCGCGGACCAGCCCGCGCCGATCGCCTGGACGGTCCGGCGCCTCGGCAATCTGCGCGAGCTGGCGCTGCTCGGCATGATCGCGGCCCTCGTCGCCGGGATGAGCGTGGCCTCGCCCTATTTCCTCACCCTCGCCAATGTCCAGGCGGTGGTGGTCGGGCTGGTGCCGACGGCGATCATCGTGGTCGGCATGACCATCCTGCTGGTCTCCGGCGCCTTCGACCTCTCGGTCGGCTCGGTGCTGGCGCTCGCCAGCACGGTGGTGGCGATCCTGCTGCTGGCCAAGGTGCCGATGCCGCTGGCGATATCAGCCGCCCTGCTGGTCGGGGCGGGCACGGGCCTTGCCAACGGCCTGATCGTCACCGTGCTCGGCGTCAACCCGCTGATCGCGACGCTCGGCACCATGTCGGTAGCGCGCGGGGCGGCGCTGGTCTTCACGGAAGGCTTCTCCCTGTCGGGCCTGCCCGCGGATTTCGGCGTGTTCGGCAAGACGCAGCTCCTCGGCCTGCCCGTCATGGCCTGGATCATGCTCGCCATCGTCGTCGCCGGCGACGTCGCGCTCCGGCGCACGCGCTTCCTGCGCCAAGTCTACTTCATCGGCGGCAACGAGAAGGCGGCGGCGCTGTCGGGCATCCCGGTCAACCGGGTGCGCGTCGCCTGCTTCACGCTCTCCGGGCTGCTGGCCGCCGTGGCCGGGGTGCTGCTGGCCTCGCGCCTGATGAGCGGCACGCCGACCGCCGGCAACGCCCTGGAGCTGCAGGTGCTCGCCGCCGCGGTGATCGGCGGTGCCAGCCTGCGCGGCGGCGAGGGCACCATCTTCGGCGCCGTGCTTGGCGTCGTCTTCGTGGCGCTGATCTCCAACGCGATGACCATGCTGGCCGTGTCGATCTACTGGCAGATGATCGTCACCGGCCTCGTCCTGGTGACCGCGGTGGCCGTCGACATGCTGGGCCGGCGCAAGACCTGACCAATCACCAATCGAGGAGGAGGAAACCCGATGACCGACAAGATCGAATGGAATCGCCGCGGCCTGCTGGCGGCGCTCGCCGCCGCGGGGGCCGGCGCCAGCCTGCTGCCCCTGGCCGCCGGCCCTGCCGCGGCCGAGGCGAGCGATGCCGACTATGTCTTCCTGTCGATCGTCACCCAGGTGCCGTTCTGGGTCGACCACCGCGCCGGGCTGGAGGCGGCCGCCGCCGCGCTCGGGGTCAAGACCAGCTTCACCGGGCCGCTCGACTTCGACACGGCCGGCCAGGCCCGCCAGCTCGACGAATTGATCGCGAGGAAGCCCGCCGGGCTGCTGATCTTCCCCGGCGACGCCGCGGCGCTCGCCCCCGGCATCGACCGGGCGGTCGAGGCGGGCATTCCGGTCGCCTGCATCATTGGCGACGTCGCGGGCACAAAGCGCGCCGCCTTTCTCGGCATCTCCAACTACGAGGCCGGCCGCATCGGCGGCGAGATGCTGGCCGAGGCGGTCGGCGGCAAGGGCAAGGTGCTGCTCGGCACCTTCCCGGCGCCCTCGACCCTGGAGCGGGTCAAGGGCTACAAGGACGTGCTCGCCGAGAAATTCCCCGAGATCCAGGTCGTCGACGTGGTCAACGACAAGGCGGACCCGTCCTATGCGCCGACGGCCTATGCCCAGGCGCTCCAGGCCCATCCCGACGTGGTCGGCATCGGCGGCACCGATGGCGACAGCGGCAAGGGCGCGGCGCTGGCGGTGGTCGAGCAGGGCAAGGTCGGCGCGGTGAAGATCGTCGCCATGGACCGCAACACCGACATGCTGCCCTATATCGCCGACGGCACCATCCACGGCTCGGTGGCGCAGAAGAGCTGGCTGGAGAGCTACCTCGCCGTGCACCTCCTGCACTGGCTGAACCAGAACAAGATCCACATCGTCGCCGACAGCGCCAAGGCCGGCATCAACCCGCTGCCGGACACGATCTCGACCGGGGTGATGCGGGTCACCAAGGACAACGTCTCGGCCTTCATGCCGGCCTGAGCCGCAGGGCGTCCACCCCGCCGGCCGCGTCGGGCCGGTGGGCCAAGACAAGGAAGCAGCATGGATCTGAACCTGAAGGGCAAGCGCGTCCTCGTCACCGGATCGGCCTCCGGCATCGGGCGCGCCACGGCGGCAGCCTTCCTGCGCGAAGGCGCCGAGGTGGTGATGAACGGCCTCACCGAGGCCGAGGTCGCCGCGGCGCTGGCGCAGCTGAGCCCGCTCGGCCCGGTCCGAGGCCTCGCCGCCGACATCGCCACGGCGGACGGAGCCGAGGCGCTGCTGGCCTTCGCCGGCGCCGGCGGGGTCGACGTGCTGGTCAACAATGTCGGGATCTTCTCGGTGAAGCCCTTTGCCGAGGTGACCGATGCGGAATGGCTGCATACTTTCAACGTCAACGTGCTCACCGCCGTGCGGATGAGCCGGGCGATCCTGCCTGACATGCTGGCGCGCGGCACCGGCGCAATCGTCAACCTCGCCTCGGAAGCCGGGGTGAAGCCTCTGCCGCAGATGGTGCATTATTCCGTCACCAAGACCGCGATGATCGGCCTCACCCGCGGCCTCGCCGAGCTGACCAAGGGCACGGCCGTCACCGTCAACGCCGTGCTGCCCGGCCCGACCTGGACCGAGGGGGTGGAGGCCTATTTCCGCGGCCTCGCCATGGCCAAGGCTGCGCCGATCGACGGCATCATCGGCAACTATTTCCGCGAGGACGAGCCGACCTCGCTGATCCAGCGCTTCGTCCGGCCCGAGGAGGTGGCGCGCATGATCGCCTTCGTCGCCGCCTCGCCCGCCGCCAATGGCGGCGCCTACCGCATCGAAGGCGGCATCATCCGCAGCATCCTCTGACGGGCCTAAGCAGGTTCTCCCGAACCTGCTTACATTCAAGACTCTGAGCAGCATTGATTTTGCATTGGAAATGCAAAATCAATCGTGGCGAAAGCCACGAGAAGCTGCGCCGGCGATCGCTGGACGTCGCACGGCGTCCGTGCGAAGCCGACGGCCGCGCCCCGGACCCCGGGGACGAAGACTTCAGGGAAGACGCATGCATTCCGTGCTGATCACCGGCGCCGGCGGCAATCTCGGGGGCAAGCTGGTCGAGGCCTTCGCGGCGGCGCCGTGGTGCGAGCGCATCGTCGCCGTCGACCGTCCCGCGGCGCTGGCCGAGCGCCTCGCCGGCATGGCGAAGGTGCGCCCGGTCGCGCTCGACCTCGTCTCTGCCGATAATGCCGCGCTGGCGGCGGCGATCCGCGCGGCCGACACGCTCGTCCACTTCGCGGTGGTCAACCCGCTGCCGGATGCGAGCTGGGAGGAGGCGGCGCAGTCCTTCGCCATGACGGCGCGGCTCCTGATGCTGGCGCGCGATGCCGGCCTGCGCCGCTTCGTCTTCGCCTCGTCCAGCCACACGGTGGGCAAGCTCAAGGATCAGGCCGACGGCTTCGCACCCGGCAGCCTCGGCGTCGAGCGCGTCGCGCCCGGCACTCGCTGGGAGACGCTCCACGGCTTCGTCGACGGCCATGCCTATGGCGCGGCCAAGGCCTTCGGCGAGCGTGCCTGCGTGGCGGCGGCCCAGGTGGAGGGCCTCACCACCGTGTCGATCCGCATCGGCTGGTGCCAGTCGGGCGAGAACCGGCCGCAGACCCTCAATGCCGGCGGCAACCCGCAGCTCACCGCCGGCCACGCGCCGTCGCGCTCCGGGGAGAGCGAGCTGCGCTGGTTCCGCAACATGTGGCTGTCGAACCGCGACTTCGTCGCCCTGTTCGAGCGCGCCGTGCTCGCCGATGCCGCCGCCTGGCCGCATCCCGGCATCGTCCTCAACGGCATGTCGGCGAATGCCGGCATGGCCTGGGACATCGAGCCGACCTGCCGGCTGATCGGCTACCGCCCGCAGGACGACGTCTGGGCCTCCCTGCGGGCCGGGCCCTGACGCCTACGCTAGTGTTGTGCTTCCGACGCTTGGTCCCTGACCATTGTGTTGGAAGCACAACACAAAGCATTGAACCAACTAGGGTTCCGGGCTGACGGTTCGGAACGAACCGTTAGAGTCGGAACACTAGGAGCCGCCGCCGATTGCGGCTTATAGTCGCCCGGTCATCCCGCGGGCGCATGCCGGCAGGAGGTCGGGACGGTGGGAGGCCGCGCCGGATGAAGGACGCAGGACGCGCCGACTGGGACGACGAGGTCCCGATTTCCGATCACGACCGGCTCGATGTCGTCTCCGGCGCCGGCTGCTGGATCGTCGACGGCGAGCAGCGCCGGCTCTTCGATGCCGGCTCGGGGCACAGCTGCGTCAATCTCGGCTATGCCAACGAGGCGCTGATCGAGGCTGCGGCGCGGAGCTATCGCCGGCTTGCCTATTGCTCGCCGGAGCACCGCTGCCGGCCGGTCCTGGATCTTTCCGCGCGATTGAGCCAGCTCCTGGGCGGGGGCTATCGCCTGCGCTATGCCGCGACCGGGGGCGGCGCCAACGAGCTGGCGATCGAGATCGCCCGACGCTTCTGGCTGCATCACGGCCGGCCGGGCAAGCGCCTGATCCTGGCCCTCGACCGCGGCTATCACGGCTCGACCGGCTCGGCGAGCTTCGCCAGCGGCCCGGGCGTCCTGCAGTCGCCGCTGGTCGACCGCAGCCCCGAGGTCCAGCACGTGGCCGCGGCGCGCAACCCGGCGGACGGCACGGCGCGGAGCCTCGCGGCCCTGCAGGATGGGCTCGAGGCCCGGATCGCGGTGGCGGGGCCGGACCGGATCGCCGCCGTTCTGGTGGAGCCCGTCGCCTTCGCCGGCGGGGTGATCGTCCCGCCCGCGGGCTTCCTGGAGATGCTGGCCGGGCTCTGCCGCCGGCATGCGATCCTGCTCATCGTCGACGAGGTGATCACCGGCTTCGGGCGCAGCGGCCGCTGGTTCGCCTTCCAGCACGCCGAGGGCGTGCGTCCCGACATCGTCACCATGGGCAAGGGCATCACCTCGGCCTATTTCCCGCTTTCGGCGGCCGCGGTCTCCGAGCCCATCCACGAGACCTTTCGCACGCCCGGCAACGCCATGAGCAAGGTGATCACCATGGCGGGGCATCCGGTCGGCTGCGACGTCGCGCTCGAGGTCATCGCGATCATGGAGCGCGACGGCCTGGTGGAACGGGTCGCCCGCAATGCCGAGCGGCATTTGTCGAAGCTCGCCGCGCTGCGGGACGTGCCGGCGCTGCGCGACGTGCGCGGGCTCGGCCACATGTGGGGCCTGGAATTCACCGGGCCCGGCGACGGCGCGGCGGCGGCACGCGCGATCGCCGAGCGCTGCTTCGCGGCCGGCGTCCTCGTGCTTCACGCCGACAACGTCATCCGGATCAATCCGCCGCTGGTCGCGACCGAGGGCGAGATCGCGTTCCTGGTCGAG from Labrys wisconsinensis carries:
- a CDS encoding type II toxin-antitoxin system VapC family toxin — its product is MLAIDTNVIVRYLTGDHPDQSRRARALIDGQPVFAAVTVILETEWVLRSVYGHRSADIARTLKAFAGLPTVTVASETIVAVALDLAERGMDFADALHLGQAQHCEGFATFDARLVKAAATAGHETVRLA
- a CDS encoding sugar ABC transporter ATP-binding protein; protein product: MRMVVSLRDIRKSFGATRALDGVSFDLAAGEVHALVGENGAGKSTLMNVLAGVTRPDDGELVVDGVARAFHRPQDAKAAGIATVFQELSLVEGLGVAENICGSRAPGRFGLIDRAGQRARAAAAMTMLGAYLPPDVPVGRLTASERQLVEVAKALDQLFAAGRGDGAARVLILDEPTSALTPDEKASLFAAVRTLRGEGVGIVYISHHLDEVLALADRITVLRDGATVWTRPAAGLDADTLVRAMVGREVRRADRSRGAMGHGGDRAMVEAARFEAVGRRGRIEGVSLSLHHGEILAVAGLDGSGRESLARLLAGLDRPDAGRITLAGRRHPGTLRGAMAVGLGYVPDDRKTLGLFLGLSIADNAVAADLNSVARRGLMRAEAVRDAGADLIRRHGVKADGPARTVGSLSGGNQQKVLFGKWLRREPTLLVVEEPTKGVDIGAKRDIHAALVAHAKAGAAVLVVSSDLPEILELADRILVLRRGRVAGILDGATASEEAVMALASGSAAAAA
- a CDS encoding ABC transporter permease, which gives rise to MSTTADQPAPIAWTVRRLGNLRELALLGMIAALVAGMSVASPYFLTLANVQAVVVGLVPTAIIVVGMTILLVSGAFDLSVGSVLALASTVVAILLLAKVPMPLAISAALLVGAGTGLANGLIVTVLGVNPLIATLGTMSVARGAALVFTEGFSLSGLPADFGVFGKTQLLGLPVMAWIMLAIVVAGDVALRRTRFLRQVYFIGGNEKAAALSGIPVNRVRVACFTLSGLLAAVAGVLLASRLMSGTPTAGNALELQVLAAAVIGGASLRGGEGTIFGAVLGVVFVALISNAMTMLAVSIYWQMIVTGLVLVTAVAVDMLGRRKT
- a CDS encoding substrate-binding domain-containing protein; translated protein: MTDKIEWNRRGLLAALAAAGAGASLLPLAAGPAAAEASDADYVFLSIVTQVPFWVDHRAGLEAAAAALGVKTSFTGPLDFDTAGQARQLDELIARKPAGLLIFPGDAAALAPGIDRAVEAGIPVACIIGDVAGTKRAAFLGISNYEAGRIGGEMLAEAVGGKGKVLLGTFPAPSTLERVKGYKDVLAEKFPEIQVVDVVNDKADPSYAPTAYAQALQAHPDVVGIGGTDGDSGKGAALAVVEQGKVGAVKIVAMDRNTDMLPYIADGTIHGSVAQKSWLESYLAVHLLHWLNQNKIHIVADSAKAGINPLPDTISTGVMRVTKDNVSAFMPA
- a CDS encoding SDR family NAD(P)-dependent oxidoreductase, translated to MDLNLKGKRVLVTGSASGIGRATAAAFLREGAEVVMNGLTEAEVAAALAQLSPLGPVRGLAADIATADGAEALLAFAGAGGVDVLVNNVGIFSVKPFAEVTDAEWLHTFNVNVLTAVRMSRAILPDMLARGTGAIVNLASEAGVKPLPQMVHYSVTKTAMIGLTRGLAELTKGTAVTVNAVLPGPTWTEGVEAYFRGLAMAKAAPIDGIIGNYFREDEPTSLIQRFVRPEEVARMIAFVAASPAANGGAYRIEGGIIRSIL
- a CDS encoding NAD-dependent epimerase/dehydratase family protein is translated as MHSVLITGAGGNLGGKLVEAFAAAPWCERIVAVDRPAALAERLAGMAKVRPVALDLVSADNAALAAAIRAADTLVHFAVVNPLPDASWEEAAQSFAMTARLLMLARDAGLRRFVFASSSHTVGKLKDQADGFAPGSLGVERVAPGTRWETLHGFVDGHAYGAAKAFGERACVAAAQVEGLTTVSIRIGWCQSGENRPQTLNAGGNPQLTAGHAPSRSGESELRWFRNMWLSNRDFVALFERAVLADAAAWPHPGIVLNGMSANAGMAWDIEPTCRLIGYRPQDDVWASLRAGP
- a CDS encoding aminotransferase family protein: MKDAGRADWDDEVPISDHDRLDVVSGAGCWIVDGEQRRLFDAGSGHSCVNLGYANEALIEAAARSYRRLAYCSPEHRCRPVLDLSARLSQLLGGGYRLRYAATGGGANELAIEIARRFWLHHGRPGKRLILALDRGYHGSTGSASFASGPGVLQSPLVDRSPEVQHVAAARNPADGTARSLAALQDGLEARIAVAGPDRIAAVLVEPVAFAGGVIVPPAGFLEMLAGLCRRHAILLIVDEVITGFGRSGRWFAFQHAEGVRPDIVTMGKGITSAYFPLSAAAVSEPIHETFRTPGNAMSKVITMAGHPVGCDVALEVIAIMERDGLVERVARNAERHLSKLAALRDVPALRDVRGLGHMWGLEFTGPGDGAAAARAIAERCFAAGVLVLHADNVIRINPPLVATEGEIAFLVETLSAAVRAEAGVRRGAART